One part of the candidate division KSB1 bacterium genome encodes these proteins:
- a CDS encoding lamin tail domain-containing protein, with the protein MKKLFSVASIFPFLLATSVLAGSDIVINEIMYNSIGNDVEFVELYNNSTKEYNLQNWYILDDNDSHSPCYLNWVLKPGEYLVIVSDISQFKQKYPTVTKINPNAFDTGGAGWSLGNAGDAVRLFDSNKTLHDIVVYSDGGDWPTSPDGNGPSLELLHPSLDNSLPTSWDPSKISGGTPGAKNSVYTENVQPTCKDGFRSPELPTSSDNVTISVLAFDNEGLSKVELFVNLGSGYKAQAMYDDGTNGDAKAGDSLYSTIIPAQASGKVVKYYAVATDNIGQQDSWPNNAPTDYHAYTVDYKPPKLRITELLAVNNTVNKDEYGEYDDWFEIHNEDTRTINLNGMFVSNNLNNPRAFKLPAISIAPGEYKIFWADNTPTQGNWHVDFKLSSLGEEVGIFETVDHGNVLIHGWKFGRMSADVSMGFMPETGTAPEYLKPPTPGASNATSQLFSPVCINEFQATSAFGGTDDWVEIYNRGTQPFDLSGCFLSDERTNNTKWKFPQGKILKPGEYLVIYEDALGFGFSSEGSDVIMLTAADSTTGLDFYDFGPQQPDKSEGRYPDGTNTWRFFNEPTKGAANQLTAVKNDQTAIPLQFALHQNYPNPFNAATSISFSIPSRERVTLAIYNMLGQKVVTLIDEILPPGLHSVRWEAENIPSGFYFYQIKAGDYRATKKMILLR; encoded by the coding sequence ATGAAAAAATTATTTTCAGTTGCTTCAATCTTCCCATTCTTATTAGCCACATCTGTTCTGGCAGGCAGCGACATCGTGATCAATGAAATCATGTACAACAGCATCGGGAATGATGTCGAATTTGTTGAGTTGTATAACAACTCGACCAAAGAGTATAACCTGCAGAACTGGTATATCCTCGATGATAATGATAGCCACAGTCCTTGCTATTTGAATTGGGTGTTAAAACCAGGGGAGTATTTGGTCATCGTCAGCGATATCTCTCAATTCAAGCAGAAATACCCCACAGTCACTAAAATTAACCCCAATGCCTTCGACACGGGCGGAGCAGGCTGGTCATTGGGCAACGCTGGAGATGCCGTCCGATTATTTGATAGCAACAAAACGCTGCACGATATTGTGGTTTACAGCGATGGGGGGGACTGGCCCACATCACCCGATGGCAATGGACCTTCGCTGGAATTGCTCCATCCCTCGCTGGACAACTCGTTGCCCACCAGTTGGGATCCGAGCAAAATAAGCGGCGGGACGCCTGGAGCGAAAAACAGCGTTTACACGGAAAATGTCCAGCCCACCTGCAAAGATGGTTTTCGTTCCCCTGAGCTGCCAACCAGCTCTGATAACGTGACCATATCAGTTCTGGCTTTTGATAATGAAGGACTGTCGAAAGTGGAACTGTTCGTCAATCTCGGCTCTGGCTATAAAGCGCAGGCCATGTACGATGACGGCACCAACGGCGATGCCAAAGCTGGCGATTCATTATACAGCACTATCATCCCTGCCCAGGCCAGCGGCAAGGTGGTGAAATATTATGCCGTGGCGACCGACAATATCGGTCAACAGGATAGTTGGCCCAACAACGCGCCGACCGATTATCATGCCTATACAGTGGACTATAAGCCCCCAAAACTGCGGATCACTGAACTGTTGGCGGTCAACAATACCGTCAATAAAGATGAATATGGTGAATACGATGATTGGTTTGAAATTCACAATGAAGATACCCGAACTATCAATTTGAACGGCATGTTCGTAAGCAATAATTTGAATAATCCCAGGGCATTCAAATTGCCCGCTATCAGCATCGCTCCTGGGGAATATAAAATTTTCTGGGCGGACAATACGCCAACTCAGGGCAACTGGCATGTGGATTTTAAGCTGTCATCATTGGGTGAGGAAGTGGGCATTTTTGAAACGGTGGACCATGGCAATGTGCTGATTCATGGCTGGAAATTTGGTCGCATGAGCGCTGATGTTTCAATGGGCTTCATGCCTGAAACGGGTACCGCTCCTGAGTATCTGAAACCTCCTACACCAGGCGCCAGCAATGCAACCAGCCAGCTATTTTCACCCGTCTGCATCAATGAATTTCAAGCCACCAGCGCCTTTGGCGGCACCGATGATTGGGTGGAAATCTACAACCGTGGCACCCAGCCGTTCGACCTATCGGGCTGCTTTTTATCCGATGAGCGGACCAATAATACCAAATGGAAATTTCCCCAGGGCAAAATTTTAAAACCTGGCGAATATCTGGTCATTTATGAAGACGCGCTCGGCTTCGGATTTTCCTCGGAAGGAAGTGACGTCATCATGCTCACTGCCGCTGATAGCACCACGGGACTGGATTTCTACGATTTCGGTCCCCAACAGCCAGACAAAAGCGAGGGCCGCTACCCTGATGGCACCAATACGTGGCGATTCTTCAATGAGCCCACCAAAGGGGCAGCGAACCAACTCACCGCTGTGAAAAACGACCAAACCGCAATTCCGTTGCAATTTGCGCTGCACCAGAATTATCCGAACCCATTCAATGCAGCGACCTCGATCTCATTTTCCATCCCAAGCAGGGAGAGGGTCACGCTGGCGATCTATAATATGCTGGGGCAGAAAGTTGTGACTTTGATTGATGAAATTCTCCCGCCAGGACTTCATTCGGTCCGATGGGAAGCGGAAAATATTCCGAGCGGATTTTATTTCTATCAGATCAAGGCAGGGGATTATCGAGCGACGAAAAAAATGATATTGCTGAGGTGA
- a CDS encoding sigma-70 family RNA polymerase sigma factor — MAVTDQQLIEATLQGDENAFRELIKRYESRVASTVIGMLGACPEAEDVGQETFIRFYKKLKQFRGEASVGTYLTRIAINLSLNELKRRKRKSLLFFRKLSDEDLNIPDEKERNEFDDRRDVVQQAIQQLEPKFRSVIVLRLIDGYSTAETAKILNLPIGTVLSRLARAQQKLKKLLATHLGDLK, encoded by the coding sequence ATGGCCGTGACTGACCAGCAACTTATAGAAGCGACACTTCAAGGTGATGAAAATGCGTTTCGGGAATTGATCAAACGCTATGAGTCCCGCGTTGCCTCCACGGTCATCGGAATGCTGGGAGCTTGTCCAGAGGCCGAAGATGTCGGTCAGGAGACGTTTATTCGATTCTATAAAAAATTGAAGCAATTCCGTGGTGAGGCAAGTGTGGGAACTTATCTCACTCGGATCGCGATTAACTTATCACTGAACGAATTGAAACGCCGGAAGCGAAAGTCTTTGCTTTTTTTTCGGAAACTGTCAGACGAAGATTTGAACATCCCGGATGAAAAAGAGCGAAATGAATTCGATGACCGCAGAGACGTAGTGCAGCAGGCGATTCAGCAACTTGAGCCAAAATTTCGTTCTGTAATTGTCTTGCGGCTGATCGACGGCTACTCCACTGCTGAAACAGCGAAAATTTTAAATTTGCCGATTGGGACCGTATTATCCCGATTAGCTCGAGCGCAACAAAAATTGAAAAAGTTGTTAGCAACGCACTTAGGAGATCTAAAATGA
- the elbB gene encoding isoprenoid biosynthesis glyoxalase ElbB: MAKYAGKKVGVVLSGCGVYDGSEIHEAVLTLLAIDRAGATAICMAPNVAQMHVVDHVKGQPVSGETRNVLVEAARIARGEIRPMDQVKAEDLDALIFPGGYGAAKNLCTFAVDGINCKVNAEVERLIKEMYQAKKPMGFICIAPVIAAKVLGDYHPKLTIGNDPDTANAIEKLGGKHVIRKVEEAECDKAHKIVSTPAYMLGPTIAHVAKGIEQCVEQVLHLIS, translated from the coding sequence ATGGCAAAATATGCTGGTAAAAAGGTCGGTGTTGTCCTTTCGGGATGTGGTGTCTATGATGGATCGGAGATCCATGAGGCGGTACTGACGCTCCTAGCGATCGACAGAGCTGGAGCTACGGCGATCTGCATGGCCCCGAATGTGGCACAAATGCATGTCGTAGATCATGTGAAGGGGCAGCCAGTTAGCGGCGAGACTCGTAATGTTTTGGTTGAGGCGGCGCGAATTGCGCGAGGCGAAATCAGACCCATGGATCAGGTGAAAGCGGAGGATTTGGATGCTTTGATTTTCCCCGGTGGTTACGGAGCCGCCAAAAATTTGTGCACGTTCGCGGTCGATGGTATTAACTGCAAGGTCAATGCCGAAGTGGAGCGCTTAATAAAGGAGATGTACCAGGCGAAGAAGCCGATGGGGTTTATTTGTATCGCTCCAGTAATCGCTGCCAAGGTCCTTGGGGATTATCATCCGAAATTGACGATTGGCAATGACCCAGATACAGCGAACGCCATCGAAAAATTGGGTGGGAAGCATGTAATTCGAAAAGTGGAAGAGGCAGAATGTGATAAAGCGCATAAAATCGTTTCTACCCCAGCCTATATGTTAGGTCCTACCATTGCCCATGTCGCTAAAGGGATCGAGCAATGCGTAGAGCAGGTGCTGCACTTGATTAGCTGA
- a CDS encoding ATP-dependent 6-phosphofructokinase, whose translation MSTPKRIGILTGGGDCPGLNAVIRAVVKTAVKNYNMAVVGFLDGFEGLVEKRFINLTNDVVSGILTRGGTILGTSNRADPFRYPVLVDGKYEFRDRSDQALKTIDELGLEALVCIGGDGTMVVSQKLANRNVPIVGIPKTIDNDLVGTDVTFGFDSALTTATEAIDKIHTTAQSHHRVMVIEVMGRYAGWLALCSGIAGGGDIILIPEIPYDIDSVCNAIKERKYQGRYFSILVVGEGAKPKGGEMVVKKRIEGSPEPVRLGGISHKVADDIEDKIQVETRVTILGHLLRGGVPSPADRLLASRFGVCAAEQVAKRNFGQMVALRGSDIITVPIKDVAGKTRTVPLDHPYIAMARSLGTCLGD comes from the coding sequence ATGAGCACACCAAAAAGAATAGGAATTTTGACTGGCGGCGGAGATTGCCCTGGTTTGAATGCAGTCATCCGCGCCGTTGTGAAAACCGCAGTCAAAAATTACAATATGGCTGTGGTGGGATTTTTAGATGGATTTGAAGGTTTAGTAGAAAAACGTTTCATTAATTTGACCAATGATGTGGTTTCTGGAATTTTGACGCGCGGTGGGACGATCCTGGGGACGAGCAACCGCGCGGATCCGTTCCGATACCCGGTTCTTGTGGATGGAAAATACGAATTTCGCGACCGTTCGGACCAAGCGCTCAAGACCATCGACGAGCTCGGCCTAGAGGCGTTGGTCTGTATCGGCGGCGATGGTACTATGGTGGTAAGTCAAAAACTGGCCAATCGAAACGTCCCGATCGTTGGAATCCCGAAGACCATCGACAATGACCTGGTCGGCACGGACGTGACTTTCGGCTTTGATTCTGCGTTGACGACGGCCACTGAAGCGATCGATAAGATTCATACCACCGCACAATCGCACCATCGCGTGATGGTGATCGAGGTCATGGGGCGCTATGCTGGCTGGTTGGCATTATGCTCTGGAATTGCAGGTGGTGGTGACATCATTTTGATCCCAGAGATCCCCTACGATATCGATAGCGTCTGCAACGCGATTAAAGAACGAAAATATCAGGGAAGATACTTCAGCATTTTGGTTGTCGGTGAAGGGGCAAAGCCCAAGGGAGGTGAAATGGTGGTGAAGAAACGCATCGAAGGGAGTCCAGAGCCTGTGCGGCTTGGTGGCATCAGTCATAAAGTGGCCGATGACATCGAAGACAAAATCCAGGTTGAAACGCGGGTGACCATCCTGGGGCACCTGTTGCGCGGCGGCGTTCCCTCGCCAGCAGACCGATTATTAGCGAGCCGCTTTGGCGTCTGTGCAGCCGAACAAGTGGCAAAGCGAAATTTCGGTCAGATGGTGGCGCTGCGAGGCAGCGATATCATCACCGTTCCTATCAAAGACGTGGCGGGAAAAACCCGAACCGTCCCATTAGATCATCCTTACATCGCGATGGCGCGCTCCCTGGGCACCTGCCTGGGAGATTGA
- a CDS encoding fumarylacetoacetate hydrolase family protein: MKLFSFLNKDQLVRIGIELDGRKYDFSRIWEMFKDIRGKHHFPELSFLQVMIELELFNKENITEVIKTVSDLRPLDDLRIQAPIRFDVPIARPQKIICLGRNYRKHAEEFKNPVPKEPIIFAKMPSSLLAHEGTILLPKNVGRVDHEGELAVVIGKSGKYISESRAYEFVAGYTIVNDVTARELQIKDIENKLPWMRSKSFDTFCPIGPYLVPHGVIDNPHQLELTVTVNGAVRQKSNTSQFIFKVPEIIQFISRHLTLSPGDIIATGTPEGVAELKPGDVVIVEIDQIGRLQNYVAAE; the protein is encoded by the coding sequence TTGAAATTATTTTCATTTCTCAACAAAGATCAACTGGTGCGGATTGGGATTGAACTGGACGGGAGAAAATATGATTTTTCCCGCATCTGGGAGATGTTTAAGGATATCCGTGGCAAACATCATTTTCCCGAATTGAGTTTCCTCCAAGTGATGATCGAACTGGAGCTCTTCAATAAAGAAAATATTACCGAGGTCATAAAGACCGTGAGCGATCTCCGACCGTTGGATGATTTAAGAATTCAAGCGCCGATCCGATTTGACGTGCCGATCGCACGTCCGCAGAAAATTATCTGTTTAGGCCGCAATTATCGCAAACATGCGGAAGAGTTCAAAAATCCTGTGCCAAAAGAGCCAATCATCTTTGCCAAAATGCCATCATCATTATTGGCCCATGAAGGAACCATATTGCTTCCCAAAAATGTAGGTCGGGTCGACCATGAGGGGGAATTGGCTGTGGTGATCGGCAAGTCGGGCAAATATATCTCCGAGTCCCGAGCTTATGAATTTGTTGCCGGTTACACCATAGTTAACGATGTCACAGCGCGGGAGCTCCAGATAAAAGACATTGAAAATAAGCTTCCCTGGATGCGAAGCAAAAGCTTCGACACCTTTTGTCCGATCGGCCCATATCTGGTGCCTCACGGCGTCATTGATAACCCTCATCAGCTTGAGCTGACGGTTACGGTGAATGGCGCAGTACGACAAAAATCCAATACCTCGCAATTCATATTCAAAGTGCCCGAGATTATCCAATTCATCTCCAGACATCTAACTCTCTCACCTGGCGACATCATTGCCACCGGGACTCCAGAGGGGGTTGCTGAACTGAAGCCTGGGGATGTTGTGATTGTAGAAATCGATCAGATTGGCCGTCTGCAAAATTATGTGGCGGCAGAATAG
- a CDS encoding valine--tRNA ligase, which translates to MAEKEIAKVYDPKQVEEKWYRHWMEENYFHGEVNPDKKPYSIVIPPPNVTDVLHMGHAYNNTIQDILIRYHRMAGYETMWLPGTDHAGIATQNVVERHLKRTEQVTRHQLGREEFVRRVWQWKEKYGSVIIEQLKKLGCSCDWQRERFTMDEGLSRTVIEVFCRLYEKGLIYRGRYIINWCPRCSTALSDEEAIHRDEQGKLWYIRYPLKGNGSYITVATTRPETMLGDVAVAVNPNDERYAGLIGKTVILPVMNREIPIIADEIVDAQFGTGAVKVTPAHDPNDFEIGLRHQLQPINVMNEDGTMNENAGKYNGFDRFKCREALVKELDDAGLLEKIENHQHAIAHCQRCDTIIEPYLSAQWFVKIKPLAEPALKAVLDGRIQFHPDKWVKVYANWIENIRDWCISRQLWWGHRIPVYYCQDCNEMMVRREAPQSCSKCQSTRIVQDEDVLDTWFSSWLWPFSTMGWPEETPELKYFYPTHTLVTAPDIIFFWVARMIMSGLEFMGDVPFRHVYFNGLIRDAQGRKMSKTLGNGIDPLQMVEKYSADAVRFSLLMLTSEGQDINLAESNFEIGRNFSNKLWNAYRFLALSFDEEELPRLLKNGKFLDQADGLQLADRWILSRLHRTIVAVTKALDEFHLNEAVDNLYSFFWREFCDWYLELIKPRLYGKDQAARELALGIGIHVLRNVVQLLHPVIPFITEEIWHGLKLPSEPDIIVSSWPIADQRYWNDDAEKDLALLQQLIGSIRNIRGEMNVPPAKQAQVLIKSSNQKHLALIEQNQVYLTSLARLSDVVLGSDLTKPRYSASSVVADLEIFVPLEGLIDIEVERNRLTKEIVRLEKQIEAINAKLLNQDFLAKAPKEVVDRERQKCNDFQANVTKLQENLRSLEG; encoded by the coding sequence ATGGCCGAGAAAGAAATTGCCAAGGTGTACGATCCCAAACAGGTGGAAGAAAAATGGTATCGTCATTGGATGGAGGAAAACTATTTTCATGGGGAAGTGAATCCAGATAAAAAGCCCTATTCGATCGTTATCCCGCCACCGAATGTGACCGATGTCTTGCACATGGGCCATGCTTACAATAATACGATCCAGGATATTCTGATTCGCTATCATCGGATGGCCGGATATGAGACGATGTGGCTTCCGGGAACTGATCATGCAGGAATCGCCACCCAGAATGTGGTAGAGCGGCATTTGAAGCGGACTGAGCAAGTCACCCGACATCAATTGGGCCGTGAAGAATTTGTCCGTCGCGTCTGGCAATGGAAAGAAAAATATGGCAGCGTTATCATCGAGCAGTTGAAAAAACTGGGTTGCTCTTGCGATTGGCAACGGGAGCGCTTCACGATGGACGAGGGTTTATCTCGGACCGTGATTGAAGTGTTCTGTCGGCTATATGAAAAAGGACTCATTTATCGAGGCAGATACATTATCAATTGGTGCCCGCGTTGTAGTACAGCGCTATCGGATGAAGAGGCAATTCATCGCGATGAACAAGGAAAGCTCTGGTACATCCGCTACCCATTGAAAGGCAACGGTTCATATATTACTGTAGCGACCACGCGTCCCGAGACCATGTTGGGGGATGTGGCCGTTGCGGTAAATCCCAATGACGAGCGCTATGCTGGACTGATTGGAAAGACCGTTATTCTGCCAGTGATGAACCGAGAGATCCCGATCATTGCTGATGAAATTGTCGATGCCCAATTCGGCACTGGTGCGGTGAAGGTCACCCCGGCGCATGATCCGAACGATTTCGAGATCGGGCTGCGCCATCAACTGCAGCCGATCAATGTGATGAACGAGGACGGGACGATGAACGAGAATGCCGGCAAATATAATGGGTTCGATCGGTTCAAATGTCGCGAGGCATTGGTGAAAGAACTTGACGACGCTGGACTTTTGGAGAAGATCGAAAATCACCAACATGCCATCGCGCATTGTCAGCGATGTGATACGATCATAGAACCATACCTATCGGCCCAGTGGTTCGTGAAAATTAAACCTTTGGCCGAACCAGCACTGAAGGCGGTGCTGGATGGCCGCATCCAATTTCATCCTGATAAATGGGTAAAAGTTTATGCGAATTGGATCGAGAACATTCGGGATTGGTGCATTTCGCGGCAATTATGGTGGGGGCATCGCATTCCGGTATATTATTGCCAAGATTGTAATGAAATGATGGTGCGTCGCGAGGCCCCGCAAAGTTGCAGCAAATGCCAAAGCACCCGGATAGTCCAAGACGAGGATGTGTTGGATACATGGTTTTCGTCATGGCTCTGGCCGTTTTCTACCATGGGCTGGCCTGAGGAAACGCCTGAATTGAAATATTTTTATCCCACCCACACGCTGGTTACTGCCCCCGATATTATTTTCTTCTGGGTGGCACGGATGATCATGTCTGGGCTGGAGTTCATGGGCGATGTGCCATTTCGTCACGTCTATTTCAATGGGTTGATCCGCGATGCTCAGGGCCGAAAGATGAGCAAAACCTTGGGCAATGGCATCGACCCATTACAAATGGTGGAAAAATACAGCGCCGATGCCGTACGGTTCTCGTTGCTGATGCTGACCTCTGAAGGACAAGATATCAATCTGGCTGAATCGAATTTCGAAATCGGACGCAACTTCTCCAATAAACTGTGGAATGCCTATCGTTTTCTGGCCCTGAGCTTTGACGAAGAAGAGCTGCCACGGCTGCTGAAAAATGGCAAATTTCTGGATCAGGCAGACGGATTGCAATTGGCCGATCGATGGATTTTGAGCCGATTGCATCGGACCATCGTGGCTGTTACCAAAGCTCTGGACGAATTTCATCTCAATGAAGCAGTGGACAATTTGTATTCGTTTTTCTGGCGCGAATTCTGCGATTGGTATTTAGAGCTTATCAAGCCAAGACTGTATGGAAAAGATCAGGCTGCCCGCGAATTAGCACTGGGGATTGGAATTCATGTGCTGCGCAATGTCGTCCAATTATTGCATCCTGTGATTCCATTCATCACTGAAGAAATCTGGCACGGCTTGAAGCTGCCGTCAGAACCAGATATCATCGTTTCTTCCTGGCCTATTGCAGATCAGCGCTATTGGAATGATGATGCAGAAAAAGACCTGGCCTTGCTGCAGCAGCTTATTGGATCGATCCGCAATATCCGCGGTGAGATGAATGTGCCCCCAGCCAAGCAAGCCCAGGTGCTCATTAAAAGCAGCAATCAAAAGCATCTTGCATTGATCGAGCAAAATCAGGTCTATTTGACTTCTTTGGCGCGACTGAGTGATGTAGTTCTCGGCAGCGATCTGACGAAACCGCGGTATTCTGCCAGTTCCGTGGTTGCCGATCTGGAGATCTTCGTGCCTTTGGAAGGACTGATCGATATTGAAGTCGAGCGCAATCGCTTGACCAAGGAGATCGTGCGATTGGAAAAGCAGATCGAAGCGATCAATGCGAAGTTGCTGAATCAAGATTTCCTGGCCAAAGCCCCCAAAGAGGTTGTAGATCGAGAGCGTCAGAAGTGCAATGATTTTCAGGCCAATGTGACCAAACTTCAGGAGAATTTGCGAAGCTTAGAAGGGTAA
- a CDS encoding DUF4139 domain-containing protein encodes MRTFILFMLLGATVFGNVWSQSRRLAVTVYNNDLAVVKDVREIELQKGRSELKFQDVAASIDPTSVHFKSLTAPDKVAIVEQNYEYDLIHTDKILQKYIDRKIRIDLKEGIFHGTLLSYDGGNVIVKTDADTVKLISRSNILNIDFPKLPEGLITRPTLVWIIDSDQAGKHQTEVSYMTSGMRWSAEYVAVVKNDDQRLELNAWVSIDNRSGAAYPDARLKLIAGEVHRIPQAIPRRAAKGLALEAMDVAAPQFEEKSFFEYHMYTLTRPATILDNQIKQISLFPAAETPVKKIYSYESHRSQDDIRVNLEFFNSQQNGLGMPLPAGKVRVYKQDPADGSLEYVGEDLVDHTPKDEKVRLFLGNAFDLKAERAMTNRVSTGKNSWDESYQIKLRNHKDVPVEIVVVEKFYGFWEIKKSTHTYKKKDANTVEFLVNVPRDQEVTLEYTVAIRTR; translated from the coding sequence ATGAGAACATTCATTTTATTCATGCTGCTTGGTGCGACGGTGTTTGGGAATGTCTGGAGCCAGAGCCGACGTCTTGCGGTAACTGTTTACAATAACGATCTTGCCGTGGTCAAAGATGTTCGAGAGATCGAGCTGCAAAAAGGCCGCTCCGAGCTCAAATTTCAGGATGTGGCCGCCTCAATCGATCCAACCTCGGTGCACTTCAAATCGCTTACTGCTCCAGATAAGGTGGCCATCGTCGAACAAAATTATGAGTACGATTTGATCCATACCGACAAGATCCTTCAAAAATATATTGATCGCAAGATCAGGATCGACTTGAAAGAGGGGATTTTTCATGGCACCTTGCTCAGCTATGATGGGGGCAATGTGATTGTTAAAACCGATGCCGATACCGTGAAGTTGATTTCGCGAAGCAATATTCTAAACATAGATTTTCCCAAGCTGCCTGAAGGGTTGATCACGCGTCCAACTCTGGTATGGATAATCGATAGCGATCAGGCCGGTAAGCATCAAACCGAGGTAAGCTACATGACCTCGGGAATGCGGTGGAGCGCCGAATATGTAGCAGTTGTCAAGAACGATGACCAACGGCTGGAATTGAACGCTTGGGTATCGATCGATAACCGATCTGGCGCTGCATATCCAGATGCGCGGCTCAAGCTCATCGCCGGTGAAGTTCATCGCATTCCTCAGGCAATTCCGCGGCGTGCTGCCAAAGGCCTGGCATTGGAAGCTATGGATGTAGCTGCTCCGCAATTCGAAGAAAAATCATTTTTCGAATATCACATGTACACGCTGACGCGACCCGCCACCATCTTGGATAATCAGATCAAGCAGATCTCATTGTTTCCTGCGGCTGAAACGCCGGTGAAGAAAATTTACAGCTACGAATCGCATCGTTCACAGGATGACATCCGGGTTAATCTGGAATTTTTTAACAGCCAACAAAACGGATTGGGGATGCCATTGCCGGCTGGAAAAGTGCGAGTCTATAAACAGGATCCAGCCGACGGTTCGCTTGAATATGTGGGGGAGGACCTGGTCGATCATACTCCCAAAGATGAAAAAGTCCGTCTGTTTCTGGGTAATGCCTTCGATCTCAAGGCAGAACGCGCAATGACCAATCGGGTCTCCACGGGCAAAAATTCTTGGGATGAGAGCTATCAGATAAAACTCCGTAACCATAAAGATGTGCCGGTGGAAATTGTGGTCGTCGAGAAATTTTATGGGTTCTGGGAGATTAAAAAATCGACGCACACCTATAAAAAGAAAGATGCCAACACGGTAGAATTTCTGGTGAATGTCCCCCGCGATCAGGAGGTAACTCTGGAGTATACGGTAGCGATCCGGACGCGATGA